In Xiphias gladius isolate SHS-SW01 ecotype Sanya breed wild chromosome 16, ASM1685928v1, whole genome shotgun sequence, a genomic segment contains:
- the dcaf17 gene encoding DDB1- and CUL4-associated factor 17, which translates to MAPYRRGRTVNATELLNRRSSGITDAGTLIRQNMKVLRNILLQDNRNFIKVWSKTSKSTIMYENGKIYFENYQNCYSCVHSEPQVLYKLPKRSKLEKFEDALLCQSPLDKTLASPSDHKPSLLALTANNWLYRLSAETGEELQRVYLSSNHKFRYLGWEVSQEMFYVKSVQNKETPLARQAGITQNAVMYLAIFRVFPLQIVGTMEISKKVFGNGVTDVVLSQGVLAVSYSNKSVKLYSFEHIVHRYMKEKLMLGEQSSLLGGKTVGEAPFGIPVNIQITDCPPVLFEVSCSNNGVQIGGYPWHYIYTPPQKDHKGTHHICSLKDNTMATNGIQNMNCCSLESDGIFFHPDDSGRIIHVGPTTINVLKILGEMNRVLPSKVVEDFSMMTQQNNNPTSRVTVTSSGRTVKRRFHQLDDDPDQETFRMVEYEDELDLLAVVVTNGEEGEGRAHIRLHDNQSGQLQRTIDLVEPWDETYRHELFFDKDTIVHIEQKNTNFCCHVYKLKAYRK; encoded by the exons ATGGCGCCCTACCGGAGAGGCAGGACTGTAAACGCCACTGAGCTGTTGAACCGGAGGAGCAGCGGTATCACGGATGCTGGGACTCTGATCAGACAGAACATGAAGGTCCTTAGAAATATCCTCCTCCAG gACAACAGAAATTTCATTAAAGTATGGAGCAAGActtcaaaatcaacaataatGTATGAGAATGGTAAAATCTACTTTGAAAATTACCAGAACTGCTACAGTTG TGTTCATTCAGAGCCTCAAGTTTTGTACAAATTGCCTAAGAGGTCTAAATTGGAGAAATTTGAAGATGCCTTGCTGTGTCAAAGCCCACTT GACAAAACACTGGCCTCACCCTCTGATCATAAACCCAGTCTCTTGGCTTTGACAGCCAATAACTGGCTGTATCGCCTTTCAGCTGAAACGGGCGAAGAGCTACAACGGGTTTACCTCTCTTCAAACCATAAGTTCAG gTATCTTGGCTGGGAGGTTTCTCAAGAGATGTTTTATGTTAAATCTgttcaaaacaaagaaacacctTTAGCACGACAG GCAGGTATCACTCAGAATGCAGTGATGTACCTGGCCATCTTTCGTGTTTTCCCCTTGCAAATTGTGGGTACTATGGAGATCAGCAAAAAG GTATTTGGAAATGGTGTTACCGATGTCGTTCTGTCTCAAGGTGTCCTTGCTGTGTCTTACAGCAACAAGTCCGTGAAGCTGTACAGCTTTGAGCACATTGTGCATAGg TACATGAAAGAGAAGTTGATGCTTGGAGAGCAAAGTTCTCTTCTTGGAGGCAAAACAGTGGGAGAAGCTCCGTTTGGTATCCCAGTAAATATCCAGATCACAG ATTGCCCTCCTGTGCTTTTCGAGGTGTCCTGCTCTAATAACGGTGTCCAGATTGGAGGCTACCCATGGCACTACATCTACACACCACCACAAAAAGATCACAAAGGGACTCACCACATCTGTTCGCTCAAGGACAACACTATG GCAACAAATGGAATACAAAACATGAACTGCTGCTCCCTGGAGAGTGATGGGATCTTCTTCCACCCCGACGACTCAGGAAGAATCATCCACGTTGGACCTACCACCATAAA tgtCCTTAAAATCCTTGGTGAAATGAACAGGGTTTTGCCATCAAAGGTAGTTGAGGATTTCTCTATGATGACccaacaaaacaacaat CCCACCTCACGGGTCACTGTCACCTCATCGGGCCGCACAGTGAAGAGAAGATTTCATCAGCTGGATGATGACCCAGATCAAGAG ACTTTCCGTATGGTGGAATATGAAGATGAGCTTGACCTTTTGGCAGTAGTGGTAACTAAcggggaggagggagaaggaagagCTCACATCCGACTGCATGACAACCAGAGCGGGCAGTTACAGCGGACAATTGATCTGGTTGAACCTTGGGATGAG aCTTATCGGCATGAGTTGTTCTTTGACAAAGACACAATTGTTCATATTGAACAAAAGAACACCAACTTTTGCTGCCATGTTTACAAACTCAAGGCCTACAGAAAGTAA
- the LOC120801853 gene encoding cytochrome b reductase 1 produces the protein MAMENLRQFVLALSAAAAAGFVAIIFVLRWVIHFKEGLAWDGGLAEFNWHPVLIVSGFIFLQGIAIIVYRLPWTWQCSKLMMKFIHAGLNLVAFVFAVISMVAVFDFHNAAKIPNMYSLHSWLGLMAVILYSLQLVLGVGMYLIPITPVSWRAAFMPLHVYSGLLLFASVIAVALMGITEKLIFGLSNPKYKDSPPEAIFVNVLGVLLVVFGALILWIATRPSWKRPRDQNLHTLHTNGGGEDNTNVGPALSQLSDEADAEASGDVRRRNNKLDD, from the exons ATGGCGATGGAGAATTTGAGACAGTTCGTGCTCGCCCTgtctgccgccgccgccgccgggTTCGTCGCCATCATATTCGTGCTGAGATGGGTCATCCACTTTAAAGAAGGTTTAGCCTGGGATGGAGGACTGGCCGAGTTCAACTGGCATCCGGTGTTAATTGTCAGCGGGTTTATTTTCTTGCAGGGAATAG CCATCATTGTCTACCGGCTCCCCTGGACCTGGCAGTGCAGCAAACTAATGATGAAGTTCATCCATGCAGGCTTGAACTTGGTGGCCTTCGTTTTCGCTGTAATATCAATGGTGGCAGTTTTTGATTTCCACAATGCTGCCAAAATCCCCAACATGTACAGTCTGCACAGCTGGCTGGGCCTGATGGCTGTGATACTGTATAGTCTACAG CTTGTTCTTGGAGTTGGCATGTACTTGATACCAATTACACCCGTATCCTGGAGAGCAGCGTTCATGCCCCTTCATGTCTACAGTGGTCTGTTACTCTTTGCCAGTGTTATAGCTGTGGCACTCATGGGCATCACAGAGAAACTCATTTTTGGCCt GAGCAACCCGAAGTATAAGGACTCGCCTCCAGAGGCAATTTTTGTGAACGTTCTGGGAGTCCTCCTAGTGGTTTTTGGAGCTCTGATCCTCTGGATTGCCACTCGACCGTCTTGGAAACGCCCCAGAGACCAGAACTTGCATACTTTGCATACCAATGGGGGAGGTGAGGACAACACCAATGTCGGTCCAGCCCTGTCTCAGCTGTCTGATGAAGCTGATGCTGAGGCCTCTGGGGATGTCAGGAGGAGGAATAACAAATTAGATGATTAG